The nucleotide window TATGAACACGCATACCATCTACTAGCTACTCTGCTAGCTGAAGCCGGGGGACAAAGAACGAAACAAAAAACAGAGCAGCTCTGGCTACGCTAGTGCTACTTGCGACCAGCTCGCTCACCGGCCGGCCTGCCGTCCTAGACTCCTAGTGCGGCTGGCGGGCGTCGGAGGAGGCGAGCACGAAGCGCGAGGCGAAGGTGTAGTGGTGGCAGAGGTGGTCGGCGCCGGAGACGTCGTCGTACAGCGCGGTGCCGAAGCCGTCGCAGTCGAAGTTCCGCGCGTAGCTGAGCGGGTCGTACTGGCGGCACCGGGAGGACGCGCCCGTGGGAGCCGCACTGCACAGCAGCATCTTGCTCCGCCTCCGCATCCTCCGCACCAGCCGGGCCAGCGCCAGCCCGAACCCGGCCGGGCCCCGCCGGCCGCggcacgacgacgacgacgaggcATTTCGCTGATCTCCCATCTCGATCGACGGCTCCTGCTCCGGTTGATTCCGGGAGAATGTATGTATCTTGGTGGTTGGTTGGACTGTTGGAGAGTGCAGCGGCGTAGGTGGGAGATTCCGTGGTGTTGGTGGCGCCGATTTATAGGAGTTGTCGAGCTGATCCGGCAGTGAGTGGAGTGGGGCGGGGTTGCAGGAGACGCGGCGGGGTGGTGAGCGGTTTCCCGTCTCGCATCCCATGTGGCCATGTGCCCGGACGTACGAGAGCGTATAGAAAAGTACACTCCTGCTGGAGCCAGTGTAGAGTAGGTATGGTTCTGTCTTGGTTTATTATCTTATTAGGATGATAAACTAATTAAAGTGGCTTGAACTACAAGGATGAGCCACGAGCCCCCTCTTTGCATCTACTCAACCTAGTGAGCAAGTCTCGAGTGTGAGTTGCTTTTTCGGTTGCAAAACAGAATTAAGTGATGAACCTAGTTCGTTAGTGTAGCTAACACTATGATGATTAGGGAGCGGCTAGCTTGATAGTAAGCTAAGCTCCAGGAATCAAGGGATGCTGTGTGCGAGCAGCACTGCAGCAAGCTTGCCGGCCCTCCAGCAAAGCATCGATTAAGCATTTCCTAACAAGAAGGGTTTACATTTTACTACCCATGAATAAACTAGGCGTACGTAGGGACGGCGCGCGGAAGCATGCATGTGCATGCACATTGCCGATGCATGGGACTTGACAGACTCCGAAGACCGAGAAAATAGAACAGCTCTTCGACCTTTTGCTCGTACCGAGGTGGAGACGGCGGTTGGCAACTGGCAGTGGGGCGGTGCGTGCGAGCGAGCGCCCGCCGGAGCCACGCCGGCCGTGTCCCGCGGGGCCTCTCTGCATGCGCGCTCGCGTCCGAGGAAAGGGTGGCCATGTGCCCTGTCCTTTGCAGCTGCAATACCCCAAGTTTGCTCGGACAGAGAGATCACGATCGAGACTGATGCTGCTCGATCAAGCAAAGGCTGCCACTAGGTTAGCAGGACACTTCAGCGGGTGAGAAATGCATACATACACACCGGATATCTCCTGCATTATTTGGTAGTCGTTCATCTAGTTGGAGAGATTTGTATCCTCATTTCTCTGCAATTTATTTCCCATGCACGCTGACCATTTTCTGCGCACGCAGCTTCCATGTTTTTTTTTTCATGTGATTTCATTTTCAAAGTTTGAAATCAGTTCTTTTTTAGGAACTGAAAGCCCATTTTAACTTCCATGTTCTTGACGGCAAGAAATTCTAAACAAGGTCACTCTTGAATATATTTTTCATAAGTTTTGAATTTTGAGTTTTGAAACATGATGAAACCTTAGGAAAGAGGGTCACACTCTATGATATAGTCTATGAAACTTGTTTCATGCCAGTTTGTTTTATTGAAAAACACTATAATGCACTACAGAACACGATAAAACCCAATAATCTTTTTTTGCGTAAAAAGCCCCAATAAAACTTGATAAGAAGTCAATAGCTAGTGTTTATACAACCTTGTAGTTTTAAGTTTGAACTGCATAGACACGGAATGAAACATTATGATAGCCGTTGGAACACGGTCATCACTTTGAAACGACATGGCTGCTTTTGAAACATAATAAGACAATGTTGACTATGACTATTTGATGCACATTTACACACATTTTACAATATAATACTCTATTATCGTACACAATGAACTGCAATAAAACTAGTGATGATTAACACACTCCAGAGTATTATGATACACCATGTAACGCCGTGTACAATTTTGTATTTGTATCGTTTTTATAGTCTTTATAGTTTCACCAAGTTCCTAATTTCGTATTTAAATATTTATGAAAATATATTTATGATTTGTCTTGTTTAAAATATCTCCTTACCAGGACCCCAAATATATAAGCAAACTAGAGATCAGGAAAAAAATAAACATGTCACTTGAATATGATCTCTATTCAAAGATAAGCCGTTTATGAGGGAAACCAGGTTGAGAACCATGATCCGTTTTATGAGGAAGACTAGATCGAAAACCTTGATCCAATGTATAAGGAATATTAAACCCAAATACCATACGTCCCTACGGGCAAAGACAGGGTAAACACAAAACACCCCGTACATAGTTACAACACAACACAAAGGCCAACTagctaagagcatctacagccggacgCATCAAACCCCCCTCAAACACCCGGACAAACGACCTGGTCAGTGACCGGTCAAAAAGATGTGACCCAGACGGGCGCCTCAAACGTCTGGGCTGATCGGCACCTCTCATATCGAGCCCAAATATAGGGTGATATGGGGAGACTAAGGTGTGTCTGCCACATCGGTCCCGACAGCCCGACCCCACCACATATTGCACCAAATCCACCCCGAACTATTGATTCTATTTGCTCTCTCCTCTCTTATTCCCCCTTCCACACCGGACGTCCCGTAGCTCCGCTGCCTCCCTTGCTCCACTGTTGTTCTGAGACTCAGCACGGACACCGTAGTCGCCCCATCCATGCTCGCCGCCGCGGACATCGTCGCTGGACCGGACGCCACAACGGTACGTCCGACAACTTGCGGGTTGCACCTTGCCCTTGATGTGTTCAACACATTGTCCGCCCAGGTTTTTTGTGATTTATGTGTTGGGAAAACAATGGATTCCGATGCTTCATCGCACGAGGCGTATGGACCAACGGAGCTTGATAAAATGATTAAAAATGGGTTCTTTGATTCATCGGATTCAGACAAAGAAGTGGATATGATCATGTTCATGAGCATGCAAGAGGAAATGGACCGGCAGGTGGAGCATATTCTCAACTTCAAGGGCTCAATCAAAGGAAGAAGAGTTATTAATCGGATAGGGTTTGGTCTTCGTTTTCGTATGTGCAAATGATTTTTTTTTTGCGCATTGTCGAGGGAGTGGAGGCACACAGTCACTACTTCAAGCTCACTAGCGATTGTTGCAACCAACTTTCTTTCCCTGCTAAGTAGAAATGCACGACTGCTTTGAGGATGCTTGCACTTGATACTACCGCCCATGCCGTCGGCGGCGAGATGGTCCGGATGGGAGGCAGCACATGCCTGAAGACTATATCAGTTTGCCCATGTCATAATGCAAATGTTTGGAGTAGAGTATCTAGGAAAACCAAATGTGCAGaatacaaaaaagttgtttgaagAGGCAAGAGGTTTTCAGGTATGCAAGTCACTGCTTAGGCTGGCACGATGGTGGTTTCGTATGCAGCTGCAGGCCGATGAAACTGAGAGCGTGCAGCGCGCGTGCCACACAAGTGCACACCCACGGTTTTCCAAGAAGAAGCAGATCCACATCCACGTCCCTTCCTCGTCATACAAAGTTGACCGGTCAATGGTCAGCACGACATGCCAATGGCACTCCCTGGCAGCATATCTCGAGCCGCCAAGGAATATACACGTCGGGTCCATGCGGCCGCACGCATCGATCTCGATCCTGTATATTCTCAGTCTCGTCAGATCAGTCATGTGCAAACAGTGGGAGCACACATGGTTTTCTCTGAGAGCCCCGtcacatgcacgcacgcacgcacgcacatcCGTTGCTCATGGCTGACGACATAGAATGCATGACCCTACTCAGCATTCTCAGCCGCATCTCTGGGTGCAGCGTGCGTGCCACACAAGTGCACACCCACGGTTTTCAGTTTGCGATCTCGTCCTCTCACTCCTTTTCCTTTCTTAAAACACAGTACATATGCACGCGCTCATAtacacacacatatattcatTCCTAAAAACACACAAGCACATTCTATTTTTATGAGTATTTTCGAAATACTGAGCCGACATATCATATGACATTGTCGAAGTCACCACACGCGCCTCGTAGTCGACGCGAACGTCTCCTTTCACTGAACGCGCATCGCCGAAAATTCTAGAATAAATTCGGAAAGATGCAAGTGCCCGGATTTGAACCCTGATGCGCTGGGATACCTCTGTCCTCCTAACCATCTCACTCGTCGCTCTCTATCTTTTTAGGACCCTATGTAGACAGGAAAATACAGGAAACATATTTCCCCTCCTCACATTCAGGAATCTCAAAatccccccacccccccccccccaaaaaacaAAAGCCCCCCCCCTACCACATCATTTCCACGATCCTGTCAAGGTCGTCTGACCCGTTGGTCCTGGCACGGTGGCACACATGCTCCGTGTTGCGCCACAAGACCTAGACCGTTGTCCAGGTTTCTTTCCCTCGATTAACCCCGTTAATTTTGGTTAATTTCCTGCAATCAATTCTCTGTATGCCTCGTTAGGTTTTTTTGCCCGGTTTGATAAATACTTTGCTAATGTGGCATAGTAGTTAATGAAGAGAGGGGGGTGAGTAACATACAATCCTTACACGTGACCACATAGGCAACAAAAAAAAACGTGATCCTAATCACATGTATGCATGTGCGCCGAATCATTAAATTTAGATACAACCCCTATGAAACAATTCATTGGACTAGTCGTCTCTTAAGTTTTTATATCTTCTAAGATAATGTGCTAAGAGAGGATGCATTGTGAGTGCCTTGATGACTGATGTGCAAATAATCATACTGTTAATTGTAGTACTATAATCAAGATCTTGTTAATTGTAGTACTATAATCAAGATCTAAAACTCGCCTTTATTATTAATATATATACAAGCGTGTCTACGTTGACAGAAGTATTAGGTGCTTTCGATGCCCCAAACCATAAAATGGCTCAAATAATGTTGTTGAAAATCCAGGAGAATACAACAACACATGTACAGATAGTTTGTCTACTATGACACAATATGTTACGCGGTTCTGGGTTTGCTAACGAGCGTTGAATATGTGGGAAATGCGGAGCTCCCGCTCACCTCGCACGCGTTTTTAAGCCGGCCCATGTGTGGGGCAGGGCGCCCCTGTGATTTTTCATTTTGTTTTCTCTTCTTCTTTAAATTAATAAAATATCTTGGGATTTCAAATAAGTTCCAAATTTCAGAAAATTTGTGAATTAATAAAAAGCCTGAGAAATCAATACATGTTCGTGATTTCCAAAAATGATCATGATTTTGAAAAATGGTAGGGAAATCATAAAACATTCATGGATCGAAAGTATATTCATGATTTTGTAAATTATTCGCATATGCAAAAAATGatcatgattttgaaaaaatgttgagGAAATCAAAAAAGGTTcgtgattttgaaaaaaaaattgtgaattcaaaaatgtttgtgaattccAAAAGAAATTGTTCCTAAATTCAAAAACATCATCAATTAAAAATGTCTGCTGACTGAAAAATGTCAATGAACTCGAAAAATGTTCCTGCATTCCAAAAAATGCTCTTCAAACAAAACATTGCTCGTGAATTACGAAATTGTTccaaattttaaaaaaaatccgtTGATTCAAAAAATGTTTCCTGATTCAACAGAGTGTTCACGAGTTTCAAAATATGTTTACAATTTCAGAAAATGTTGGATAATTTGTTAAAAATGTCCATTGATTGGAAACATgtttgtgaatttgaaaaattcTCATGATTAcaattcttttcatgatctaaaACTTTTTATGATTTAATAAatattcagaaatttgaaaagaTGTTtgcaaaaggaaaaaagaaaaaaataacaaaaggtaaaataaaataaaagataaaTGCTTTTTTCGATCAAGGGTGGACTTCATTGACTCAAAATGGAGCATCAAGAAGATACAAACAAAATGTGtaggatgcacacagccaacacCAATGCACGCACACAAAAACATGCCGgcaaatagcaaagtcatataagaCCAAAATTATGCGTAGGCGAGGAAAAAAAAAGAAATGCCCCAAAACGATCAGATCCATGATCGGCAACTATAACAATGACCATATCTACACCGACCATCTCATGACACCACATGGACGATGAGGTTTTTCAACAGCAACACCTTCAGGAAGGGAGTGACACTCAAGTGTCGCCGTCATCGGATCCAGCCACCCAATGCTAGAATCTAGACTTTCACCCTGAAGAATCAGTGTGAGCATTCCGAACAATGACTTCAACAAGGTAACAATGTAAAACATCACCATTACCAGGTATACCCAACTCAGGTCAGACCTAGGCTTTcataaaataaaaacaaacatgaaaaaagaaaagggaaaagggaaaatgaaaaatgaaaaaagggaaaacataaaagaaaaaaggaaatggaaaaaggaagaaagaaaaactAGGAAAGCTAGGGAAAAAAACCCCTGTTCATGGAAGGTTTTGAAACCTTCCCAAACCAGTGGGAAAAAATCAAAATGGGTCGGCCCCTACAAAGGATGTGGCGTCCGGTGGTTTGTTAGGAAAGGCCACCCCATCCTTAAAATTCGTGCCCTGCCCCCCTCCCGCGATCGGTGTGGGACTAGACTCAACGTCATATTTCATATTTTGATTTAATCCAAGGCCCGAGAAACAAAAACATAAATGTGTAATGTTAGTCTTAATGGGTCATACTCATAACTTTGGTTTGAATttactgtaaaaattgccttctGTTGCGGCGATGGTTGTTACGTAAATTGTTCCTGGTTTTTCAGACTGATGAAAAGCCTTTTTGATTTTTGTACGCTGGCAAGCGCCCAAAAAATATCCTTCGCCCACGTTGCTATACTGGGGCGTGGACATGAGGCTTGGGCCTTGTATACATGGAATAGAGCAAATTCATAGGTGAAGCCGATTGAACCTTTGCCACCATGATCGAGTGATGAGAACATGTTTACAATTACCTTACCATCTTAACACTACCCATTTTATGAAATGGTTTACAATTATCTCACCCCGTTTTTTcattcttctttttttttctctaCCGACTTGTATCGGGTTTAAAAAGTGTCCACAATTTTAAAATTAGTTCCTAAAACTTACAAAATGTTCACAGGTTTAAAAATCGTAGTGGTTTCTTAAAAGTGTTAATGATTATGAAAACTTCACAAAGGTTTAGATGTTCCTACGAGTTTGGTTAGGTTTTGTGTCCTGCTCGGGAAGACGAGACGACGGCGGCTCCCTGAAGATATAATAAGGTTCTCCCCGCCTAGTCCCCGTCCCGATGGTGCGTCGTAagtgggcgtgtggaggtgtgtctccggtgGATCCGTCCTTgttggatttgctcggatcttgTCGTGGTTCGTCTACATTCGTGTGTCTTCAGGTTGGATCCTTCCGATATACGCTACTCTTCAATGGCGGCGGTTACTGTTTtggtgcgctggtcctatggggtcttagcacgacaacttcccgactgtctactacaacaagttttgccAAGCTCCGGCGACGGAGGAGCAATGACGGCGGcacgccttcggctcgcttcagtgcttgtagtcgtcgctaggtgatCTACGGatatggatgtaatttttattatttctattATTAGTTGTACTATCATGATTAAAGATGAATATATTGGAAgtttttccaaaaaaaataaAACTTCACAAAAGGTGTTATAAATTGTTCACTTCGTCAAAATAAAACCAcatttttttagaaaatgtttGTTTTTGAAAAATAAATATATATTCATCTACTTCTGAAAAACTAAATATAAAAATAAACTGAAATCTTGTAAAACAAAAAAAAAatgaaaacccgaggaatcactgGATACAACCAGCTACCTTAGGGCTCGCTATTTAGAGCTCCTACAGGATGCGTCAAAAAGGAGCTCCCAATTAAATTATCGATGATGAAACTTATGAATGTAAAAAAATAAATCAATGATGAAACTCCCAAAATTTGATAGGCACGAATTCAACCTCCTGTATGGGCAAAATGTTAGGTCTATATGTGTATTGTGGGACGAGTAATTTCCAGATTCAAGCCCTTGCTTTTTTTCCTGGTAATTATCTGCATAAAAAGAAAAACAGGTTGAATTGGAGATGGGAGGTATCGACCCCCCTGCTTGATCTACCATTTGAGCTACATCCCCATGTTTTATCATCTAAGATAATCAGACTATTTATACATTGAATAACTATTGTAGAGCATTACACCTGTCGCACAGTAGTCCTCCATTCCATTCACTGTTTTAAGCCGGCAGCTCCTTCTATATAAAATTAAATTATCAATGTTTCATAGAGGATTAAATTGTTAGGGGAGAGATTAAATTGGTATTTCCTATTTGCTTTTTTTAGACAAGGTATTTCCTATTTGCTGCTTTTTTAAGGGTAAGGCCTAATCTTTATTGATCAAAAACTACAGAGAGTGGGATAATGTTTGCATCATGTGGTTGGCCAAACCACACATGACACCCAGGAGCTAGATTAAGAGCAAATCTGGCTAGTCTATGAGCTTCTACATTACTCTTTCGACCCTCATAAACAAATGTACATAAAAAATAGGTAGACCGTGCTTTAATCTCACTGATGATCGCACCATGTTTCCCATGATTCCCTTGATTTATATCTCTGACCACTTGCTTAGCATTTGAGGCTATGACAAACTGATTCAGGAGCAAATCTTCTGCAACACATAAAGCTTCCCTGCATGCTATTGATTCCAGAATAATTGGGTCGTCCACACCTTGTACTACAAGAAGGGAGCTGCCCAAATAAGTGCCTCCCTGGTCTCTGCACACCACAGCTGTCGTCCCCCTTCTACTTGGTCTGACTGCTGCATCTACGTGTATCTTTGCATGCCCAGCAGGAGGTGCTCTCGGCCGTATAATCCCAGCCCGAGCCACATCAGCGATTGGATCAGCGGCTGGTTTTGTTTCCTTGATCATCTCTAGCTCCCCAATGTATCTTGTGGCAAAGGAATGGACAGAATGCGGGCTCTGAAAAATACCTTGATGAATAGCCTTTCTTCTTGCTGACCAAACAGCCCACAAGGTTACTGCTACCTTCACAAAGGACGCATGTGATAAGGACTCCATCTGAGAGAACAACCATTGTTTGGCATCTGGTTCCATGTTTGCTACTAATGTCTGTCCAATTTCTTCTTCTACAAGGGCCCATGTACATCTTGAAGTGGTGCACTCTAGGAGTGAGTGGCGCCATGAGTCCGGTGCACCACATATCCCGCATGCCGATGAGGTTGACATATGATGATGAGCACGAACATCTTCAGTCGGCAGTGATAACTTGGATAAACGCCAGAGAAACATCCGTATTTTTGTTGGGACCTGCGTCTTCCATAATGCTTTCCAAGATTTCTCCTCTCGAAACCCACTCGAAGATCCTGCTGAACTATCGAGCCATGCCTCCCTTCACTGTCTGGTCGCCACGAGCATGTTATATGCGGATCTGACCATGAACCGACCATTTTTCTTGAAGTGCCAACTCCAAAAGTCAGGGATGTTTCTGGTGCATAGTGGAATACCATTCACGATTTTAGCATCAAAAGGCAGAAAAACTTCCCTCACCCGTTGCATTTTCCAAGTTGCCGTAGTAGGGTCAATAAGTTCTGAGACGTACATTGGTGGGATAGGCGCCAAACACCCATATGGACGTAGCATCTCATCCCTAGGCAACCAATTTTCAGTCCAAATCCTCGTTGTTTCTCCATTGCCAATTCTCTTTATTAATCCCTACTTGAGTGTGTCATGCCCCTCAATAATTGCTCTCCATATTTGACTCGGATGAGAACCCAAAGTGGCCTCCAAAATTGAAGAGTCTGGGAAGTAGACACTTTAAAATGCGAACACTAAGGAATTCAGGATTTTGCAAGAAGCGTCATGCTTGTCTAGCCAACATGGCCAAGTTAAAAAGCTCAATATCCTTGAATCCTAGTCCCCCCATAGCTTTTGGCTGTGTCATTTCCTTCCAAGACACCCAATATGGCTTACGTTGGCCATTCTTGCTCCCCCACCAAAACTTCCTTATGAGCATATTGAGGTGCTCGCACAAACCTCTAGGCAGTTTAAAACATAACATGGAGTAGACAGGTATAGCTTGTGCAACCGCCTTGACCAAAACTTCTTTACCCGTAGTTGAGAATGTGTTCTCAATCCATCCTTGGATCTTACTCCATAATCTGTCCTTCAAGTATTTAAAGGCACCGTTCCTCGAGGACCCAATATCAGAAGGCATGACCAAGTACTTTTCATTCAGTGTTTCATTAGGAACGTTTAGCACTCCTTTTATCTCATGACGTAGGGTATCTGGAACCCCCTTGCTGAAAAAATAAAGGATTTTCTAAAATTTATTCGCTGTCCAGAAGCTTGACAATAAGTATCCAACATCTGGTTCAACTCATTTGCTTCCACACTATTTGCCTTGAAGAACAACAGGTTGTTATCTGCGAATAATAAATGGTTCACTGGTGGCGCCGTGGGCACCACTTGTAGTCCACTTAGGTTAGATGACTCACTTTTTGATTTTAGAAGGCACGACAGGCCCTCTGCTGCTAACAAGAACAAGTAGGATCCCCTTGCCGAATTCCACAGGATGGCTTGA belongs to Triticum urartu cultivar G1812 chromosome 7, Tu2.1, whole genome shotgun sequence and includes:
- the LOC125523494 gene encoding uncharacterized protein LOC125523494, giving the protein MGDQRNASSSSSCRGRRGPAGFGLALARLVRRMRRRSKMLLCSAAPTGASSRCRQYDPLSYARNFDCDGFGTALYDDVSGADHLCHHYTFASRFVLASSDARQPH